A single window of Ignavibacteriota bacterium DNA harbors:
- a CDS encoding glycosyltransferase family 2 protein, with translation MNNYILISAAKNEQDYIGKTIESVIRQNIKPILWCIVSDGSTDKTDEIIQEYSKTNLFIKYIRNDKTDDRNFASKVYALNIALKYISEIKIDYDFIGNLDADTVFDSDYYSKILEEFKKNEKLGLAGGIFFETYKGKKIKVVLASNSVRGAVQFFRRKCFEEIGGFVPLKNGGEDIITEVTARMKGWEVRSFEHLHVQNLRLSGTGRWGVIETKFREGFLAHSIGYHPLFQIIKSFYRFKERPLIISGILHLLGYLWAVITNNNIKVSKEFKTYLRKEQMQRLKETFFPTKK, from the coding sequence ATGAATAATTATATACTAATATCTGCGGCAAAAAATGAACAAGATTACATTGGAAAGACAATAGAGTCTGTCATCCGCCAAAATATAAAACCAATTTTATGGTGTATTGTAAGTGATGGTTCAACGGATAAAACAGACGAAATAATTCAAGAGTACTCAAAAACAAATTTATTTATAAAGTATATTAGAAATGATAAAACAGACGATAGAAATTTTGCTTCCAAAGTTTATGCTCTTAACATCGCTTTGAAATATATTAGTGAAATTAAAATAGATTATGATTTTATTGGAAATTTAGATGCAGATACGGTATTTGATTCGGATTATTATTCCAAGATATTGGAAGAATTCAAAAAAAACGAAAAACTTGGTTTGGCGGGCGGAATATTCTTTGAAACATATAAAGGTAAAAAAATTAAAGTTGTTTTGGCTAGCAACAGTGTTAGAGGAGCCGTTCAGTTTTTTAGAAGAAAATGTTTTGAAGAAATTGGCGGTTTTGTTCCATTAAAAAACGGCGGTGAAGATATAATAACAGAAGTAACTGCAAGAATGAAAGGCTGGGAAGTAAGGTCTTTTGAGCACTTGCACGTACAAAATCTGCGCCTTTCGGGAACTGGACGTTGGGGCGTTATTGAAACTAAATTTAGGGAAGGATTTCTAGCACATTCTATCGGTTATCATCCTTTGTTTCAAATAATAAAATCATTCTATAGATTCAAAGAAAGACCTTTGATAATTAGCGGTATTTTGCATTTATTAGGTTATTTATGGGCTGTAATAACTAATAACAATATTAAAGTCAGCAAAGAATTTAAAACTTACCTCAGAAAAGAACAAATGCAAAGATTAAAGGAAACATTCTTTCCTACAAAAAAATAA
- a CDS encoding T9SS type A sorting domain-containing protein — protein MYLAKSRTSETQTQVDKIPNYYALNQNFPNPFNPETKISYSIAENSNVTLKVYNILGSEIATLVNKKQNSGNYEVSFNAVNISSGIYFYTLQSGNYTQTKKMVLVK, from the coding sequence ATGTATTTGGCAAAAAGCAGAACATCAGAAACCCAAACGCAGGTAGATAAAATTCCAAATTATTATGCTCTTAACCAAAATTTTCCGAATCCTTTTAATCCTGAGACAAAAATTTCATATAGTATTGCAGAAAACTCAAACGTAACCTTAAAAGTCTATAATATTCTTGGGAGTGAGATTGCAACGCTTGTAAATAAAAAACAAAATTCCGGCAACTATGAAGTTTCATTTAACGCGGTAAACATTTCGAGCGGTATTTATTTTTATACTTTGCAAAGTGGAAATTATACGCAGACAAAAAAAATGGTATTAGTCAAATAA
- the wecB gene encoding UDP-N-acetylglucosamine 2-epimerase (non-hydrolyzing) — MKKVISVVGARPNFMKVAPIHRAFQKYKDSIQHLICHTGQHYDEKMSKVFFEDLELPKPDFYLGVGSGSHAEQTANVMIKFEKILLEEKPDMIIVVGDVNSTIACSLTAAKLHIKIIHVEAGLRSGDREMPEEINRVLTDAISDLLFVTEKSGIENLKNEGVSNGKVYFTGNVMIDSLVYFKPKIANSDFLNNFGLESQKYVLVTLHRPSNVDDKHQLIKLIDVLNTLADKRKVLFPIHPRTKKNLTDFGLIEKISKNLILTDPIGYLDFLTLTSNAELIVTDSGGIQEESTFMGIQCITLRTSTERPITVEVGTNQLLGNDLEKAKIAAIEVLDGKLKKGSIPELWDGKAAERIVSIISQKLSA, encoded by the coding sequence ATGAAAAAAGTAATATCTGTTGTCGGCGCTCGTCCAAATTTTATGAAGGTTGCTCCAATACATAGAGCATTTCAAAAATATAAAGATTCAATTCAACATTTGATTTGTCATACTGGTCAACATTATGACGAAAAAATGTCTAAAGTATTTTTTGAAGATTTAGAGTTGCCCAAACCTGATTTTTATTTGGGAGTAGGAAGCGGAAGCCATGCCGAACAAACTGCCAATGTAATGATAAAATTTGAAAAGATTTTACTTGAAGAAAAACCTGATATGATCATAGTTGTAGGCGATGTTAATTCTACTATTGCCTGCAGTTTAACAGCGGCAAAACTTCACATTAAAATAATTCATGTTGAAGCCGGATTAAGAAGCGGCGACAGAGAAATGCCGGAAGAAATTAATAGAGTTCTAACCGATGCGATTTCCGATTTACTGTTTGTAACCGAAAAAAGCGGAATTGAAAATTTGAAAAATGAAGGTGTTTCCAATGGAAAAGTTTACTTTACAGGAAATGTTATGATTGACAGTTTGGTTTACTTTAAGCCAAAAATAGCAAATTCTGATTTTTTAAATAATTTTGGACTTGAATCCCAAAAATATGTTTTAGTTACTCTGCATAGACCAAGCAACGTAGATGATAAACATCAATTAATAAAATTAATTGACGTATTAAACACATTAGCAGATAAACGAAAGGTTTTATTTCCAATACATCCCCGTACTAAAAAAAATCTTACCGATTTTGGACTGATCGAAAAAATCAGCAAAAATCTTATTTTAACCGACCCAATAGGATATCTCGATTTCCTAACTTTAACCAGTAATGCCGAACTTATTGTTACAGATTCAGGAGGAATTCAAGAAGAATCCACATTTATGGGAATTCAATGTATTACTTTGAGAACATCCACGGAAAGACCAATAACTGTTGAAGTCGGAACAAACCAATTACTAGGAAACGACCTTGAAAAAGCCAAAATAGCGGCAATAGAAGTTTTGGATGGAAAGTTGAAAAAAGGCTCAATTCCCGAACTTTGGGATGGAAAAGCTGCCGAAAGGATTGTTTCAATCATTTCACAAAAATTAAGTGCATAA
- a CDS encoding nucleotide sugar dehydrogenase, translated as MEFLTKIKSKTAKVGIIGLGYVGLPLGLEFALKGFSVIGFDIDERKIPILKKGQSYIKHISAKRIKAAVDSGRFEATSDFKRLPEVDAIIICVPTPLNEHREPDMSYVVNTAETISKYLRKGQLVTLESTTYPGTTEEILQPLFENSPMIQKTGTKKLVVGKDFYLTFSPEREDPNNPDFNTATIPKVIGGVTKNCVKIAVELYNNVIVKTVPVSSPKVAEATKLVENIYRSVNIALVNELKMVFERMGIDVWEVISAASTKPFGFNPFYPGPGLGGHCIPIDPFYLTWKARAYEINTRFIELAGEINTFMPYYVVENAAKFMNDEMKALKGAQVLILGAAYKKDIDDMRESPSLRLIELFERKGAKVDFNDPYVPKLFKMRKYSYTMKSVPLTAANLLKYDLVVLSTDHSDYDYKFISENSKLIIDTRNAFEKHGVKAKHIKKS; from the coding sequence ATGGAATTTTTAACAAAAATTAAATCGAAAACGGCTAAAGTCGGCATAATAGGACTTGGATATGTTGGACTGCCATTAGGATTAGAATTTGCCTTAAAGGGATTTAGTGTAATCGGTTTTGATATTGATGAAAGGAAAATACCAATATTAAAAAAAGGTCAAAGTTACATTAAACATATTTCCGCAAAAAGAATTAAAGCAGCTGTTGATTCAGGCAGATTTGAAGCAACTTCAGATTTTAAAAGATTACCAGAAGTTGACGCAATAATTATTTGTGTTCCTACTCCATTAAACGAGCACCGTGAACCGGATATGTCATATGTTGTTAATACAGCCGAAACCATTTCCAAATACTTGAGAAAAGGGCAGTTAGTTACACTTGAATCTACTACATACCCAGGAACCACAGAAGAAATCCTTCAGCCATTATTTGAAAATTCGCCAATGATTCAAAAGACCGGAACAAAAAAATTAGTGGTCGGAAAAGATTTTTATTTAACATTTTCACCGGAAAGGGAAGACCCTAATAATCCGGATTTTAACACAGCTACAATTCCAAAAGTTATTGGCGGAGTAACTAAAAATTGCGTTAAAATTGCAGTAGAATTATATAATAATGTTATCGTTAAAACTGTTCCGGTTTCATCACCGAAAGTTGCCGAAGCTACAAAATTAGTTGAAAATATTTACCGTTCAGTTAATATTGCCTTGGTAAATGAACTAAAAATGGTATTTGAAAGAATGGGAATTGACGTTTGGGAAGTAATCTCCGCAGCATCAACAAAACCATTTGGCTTTAACCCGTTTTATCCGGGTCCAGGTTTAGGTGGTCATTGTATTCCAATCGATCCTTTTTATTTAACATGGAAAGCTCGTGCTTATGAAATTAACACAAGATTTATAGAACTTGCTGGTGAAATAAATACATTTATGCCTTATTATGTGGTTGAAAATGCTGCAAAATTTATGAATGATGAAATGAAAGCTCTAAAAGGAGCACAAGTTTTGATATTAGGTGCGGCATATAAAAAAGATATTGATGATATGAGAGAATCCCCATCGCTAAGATTAATTGAATTATTTGAAAGGAAAGGAGCAAAAGTTGATTTTAACGATCCTTATGTTCCTAAATTATTTAAAATGCGAAAATACAGTTATACAATGAAATCTGTACCTCTAACTGCTGCAAATTTATTGAAATATGATTTAGTTGTTTTAAGTACTGATCATTCGGATTATGATTACAAATTTATTTCAGAAAATTCAAAGCTTATTATTGATACAAGAAATGCATTTGAAAAACACGGCGTAAAAGCAAAGCACATTAAGAAATCATAA
- the glgP gene encoding alpha-glucan family phosphorylase — protein MVKFIGNFSVIPSLPKRLEPLREIAYNLYWSWNHDAQELFWRLDRDLWESTNHNPVMMLGKISQQKLNEISEDDGFISHMNRVYLQLNIYLEDKTWYQKKYGEAETPYIAYFSAEFGLTECLQIYSGGLGVLAGDHLKSASDLGIPLVGIGICYKEGYFQQYLAADGWQQELYPISDFLNLPMTLVTNEDKTPIKISLDFPGRLVFFQIWKIQVGRIPLYLLDTNVPENNDEDKKITRALYGGNKETRIQQEIILGIGGIRALHELNIKPLICHMNEGHSAFLALERIRILIQKGLTFDQAKDIGNFSNIFTTHTPVPAGIDVFGNDMVETYFGKYYREELKITDKQFYQLGTIIQNKPPSNFNMAHLAMNMAGMVNGVSKLHGEVSRKMWTNGFPDIPFDEIPIEYVTNGIHTRSHLSSEMSELLTRYLGEDFASGNGDNVAWQAVDEIPDEELWNTHERRRERLVSFARKRLRKQLIARGASNLEIEAAKEVLNPSALTIGFARRFATYKRATLILKDIERLSNLLTNPDRPIQFIIAGKAHPQDEEGKKLIQELVSVSKDPLFRKRIVFLENYDMNIARYMVEGCDVWLNNPRRPLEASGTSGMKIIANGGLNFSILDGWWDEAYQRELGWKIGNGEEYQNTDYQDEIESRLIYETLEKEIVTTFYNRGEDKLPRKWIYMMKQSMKNLGPVFNTNRMVSEYTDKYYFKALNRRKFILGNDWEEAKKFSKWKAGILKNWKSIKFVSVSEESPKSEMKVDSAYKLSCEVDLGKLSPNDVEVQIYFGKLDNINDANSNNFVIMNYVKSNEELGIHTFSGEIRCFNTGYYGYTLRILPKHNLLNNPFELNLIHWA, from the coding sequence ATGGTAAAATTTATTGGAAATTTTAGTGTAATTCCATCACTACCAAAAAGATTAGAACCACTGAGAGAAATAGCATATAACTTGTATTGGTCATGGAACCACGATGCACAGGAACTATTTTGGAGATTGGACAGAGATCTTTGGGAAAGTACTAATCATAATCCTGTAATGATGCTTGGTAAAATCAGTCAGCAAAAATTAAATGAAATTTCTGAGGATGATGGTTTTATTTCGCATATGAACAGAGTTTACTTGCAACTTAATATTTATCTTGAAGATAAAACATGGTATCAAAAAAAATACGGTGAAGCTGAAACACCTTATATTGCATATTTTTCCGCAGAATTTGGATTAACCGAATGTTTACAAATATATTCAGGCGGATTAGGTGTATTGGCAGGCGATCATTTAAAATCTGCAAGTGACCTTGGAATTCCATTAGTTGGTATCGGGATTTGCTATAAAGAAGGATATTTTCAACAATATTTAGCTGCGGACGGTTGGCAACAGGAACTTTATCCAATTTCAGATTTTTTAAATTTACCCATGACTTTAGTTACAAATGAAGATAAAACGCCGATTAAGATATCATTAGATTTTCCCGGTCGTTTAGTGTTTTTTCAAATTTGGAAAATCCAAGTTGGAAGAATTCCCCTTTATTTATTAGATACTAATGTTCCGGAAAATAATGATGAAGATAAAAAAATAACCAGAGCGCTTTACGGCGGAAACAAGGAAACTCGCATTCAGCAGGAAATTATTTTAGGAATAGGCGGAATTAGAGCACTGCATGAATTAAATATTAAACCGTTAATTTGTCATATGAATGAAGGACATTCTGCATTTTTGGCTTTAGAAAGAATTAGAATTTTAATTCAAAAGGGATTGACATTCGATCAGGCAAAAGATATCGGCAATTTTTCTAATATTTTTACTACTCACACTCCTGTACCGGCAGGGATTGATGTTTTCGGCAATGATATGGTGGAAACATATTTTGGAAAATATTATAGAGAAGAGCTCAAAATTACGGATAAACAATTTTATCAGCTTGGAACAATAATACAAAACAAACCGCCGTCAAATTTTAATATGGCGCATTTGGCAATGAATATGGCTGGAATGGTAAACGGTGTAAGCAAGCTGCATGGAGAAGTATCAAGAAAAATGTGGACAAATGGCTTCCCGGATATTCCTTTCGATGAGATTCCGATTGAATATGTTACTAACGGAATTCATACAAGATCTCATTTATCTTCCGAAATGTCAGAACTATTAACAAGGTATTTAGGTGAAGATTTTGCATCTGGAAACGGCGATAATGTTGCATGGCAGGCAGTTGATGAAATTCCTGATGAAGAATTATGGAATACTCATGAAAGAAGAAGAGAGCGTTTAGTTTCATTTGCCAGAAAAAGATTAAGAAAGCAATTAATTGCCCGCGGAGCTTCTAATTTGGAAATTGAAGCTGCTAAAGAAGTCTTAAACCCTTCGGCATTAACTATTGGTTTTGCCAGAAGATTTGCAACATATAAACGAGCTACTTTGATTCTTAAAGACATTGAAAGATTATCAAATTTACTAACTAACCCTGATCGACCAATACAATTTATTATTGCAGGAAAGGCACATCCGCAGGATGAAGAAGGCAAAAAGTTAATTCAGGAATTGGTTTCAGTTTCTAAAGATCCGTTATTTAGAAAACGTATTGTATTCTTGGAAAATTACGATATGAACATTGCAAGATATATGGTAGAAGGCTGCGACGTTTGGCTTAACAATCCAAGACGTCCGCTTGAAGCAAGTGGAACTTCAGGAATGAAAATAATTGCCAATGGCGGATTGAATTTCAGCATTTTGGATGGATGGTGGGATGAGGCTTATCAAAGAGAATTAGGCTGGAAAATAGGAAACGGTGAAGAGTATCAAAATACAGATTATCAAGATGAAATAGAATCAAGATTAATTTACGAAACACTGGAAAAAGAAATTGTAACAACTTTTTATAATAGAGGAGAAGACAAACTTCCAAGAAAATGGATTTATATGATGAAACAGTCGATGAAAAATCTTGGTCCTGTTTTTAATACAAATCGAATGGTTTCGGAGTATACTGACAAATATTATTTTAAAGCGTTAAATAGACGTAAATTCATTTTAGGAAATGATTGGGAAGAAGCTAAAAAGTTTTCCAAATGGAAAGCCGGTATTTTGAAAAATTGGAAAAGTATTAAATTTGTCAGTGTTTCGGAAGAAAGTCCAAAGTCTGAGATGAAAGTAGATTCAGCGTATAAGCTTAGCTGTGAGGTAGATTTAGGAAAATTATCTCCAAACGACGTTGAAGTTCAAATTTATTTTGGAAAACTTGATAATATTAATGACGCTAATTCAAATAATTTTGTCATTATGAATTATGTTAAGTCAAATGAAGAACTTGGAATTCATACTTTTTCCGGCGAAATAAGATGCTTTAATACCGGTTATTATGGATACACGTTGAGAATTTTACCTAAACACAATTTATTGAATAATCCTTTTGAACTTAATCTTATTCATTGGGCTTAA
- a CDS encoding glycerol-3-phosphate acyltransferase, giving the protein MTLSIFLLLVYILGSFPTAFIVIKLTHNIDIRKAGSGNVGTLNSYEVTNSKKIGLIVLIIDLFKGIIAVSLSKIFFPNDFSASGLSIVFAVLGHCYSIWIKFSGGRGLATAAGGMLFLSPLILVLWLISWYLTKKIVANIHIANVTATLFVVLISILISDQLNIITFPPAERNIIFTSLILLIMIIILSKHLKPIKELLKKTADKNL; this is encoded by the coding sequence ATGACATTATCGATTTTTTTATTATTAGTTTATATCCTAGGTTCATTTCCGACCGCTTTTATTGTTATTAAATTAACTCATAATATTGATATAAGAAAAGCAGGTTCGGGTAATGTTGGGACTTTAAATTCATATGAAGTGACAAATTCTAAAAAAATTGGATTGATAGTTTTAATTATAGATTTGTTTAAAGGAATAATAGCGGTTTCACTTTCAAAGATTTTTTTTCCGAATGATTTTTCTGCTTCCGGTTTATCAATTGTTTTTGCGGTTTTAGGTCACTGCTATTCCATTTGGATTAAATTTTCAGGAGGAAGAGGATTGGCTACGGCTGCGGGTGGAATGTTATTTTTATCACCTTTAATTTTAGTGTTATGGTTAATCAGCTGGTATTTAACAAAAAAAATAGTTGCAAATATTCATATTGCAAATGTAACTGCAACATTGTTTGTTGTTCTGATATCAATCTTAATATCTGACCAATTAAATATTATTACCTTTCCCCCTGCTGAAAGAAATATTATTTTTACATCTTTAATTTTATTAATTATGATTATTATTCTTTCAAAACATTTAAAGCCAATAAAAGAATTATTAAAAAAAACAGCGGATAAAAATTTATGA
- a CDS encoding trypsin-like peptidase domain-containing protein, whose amino-acid sequence MKNFKYALISSILTLLVASIVFAYLFYKNVSSEKDNSFKPNNDSSQEQMQTENSSIIPANMRTLIDNTISNSRENIITNTVKNVSPAIVGINVTKTMYFRDPYSFFFDRVYEKQMPGVGSGAIISPDGYIVTNDHVAGDVNKIIVTMTDGTDYDAELVGTDKSSDISLLKIKAKNLPYLQFGNSNEILIGEWVIALGNPFGLFEINDQPTVTVGVVSALNMNLGLIDERYYLKMIQTDASINSGNSGGPLVNSIGEMIGMNTIIWQENKGGSLGVGFAIPINTIKNIIAELKANGFVNRDFWTGISIHPIDDAIAKYYKLSSTFGVIISNVSRHSPAEDAGLAVGDVILEVNDVKINDDKTLMYILHQARTNDILKLKILRDNKSQFVNLKLEPKV is encoded by the coding sequence ATGAAAAATTTTAAATATGCTTTAATATCTTCGATTTTGACCTTATTGGTTGCGTCAATTGTATTTGCGTATTTATTCTATAAAAATGTTTCAAGTGAAAAGGACAATTCATTTAAGCCGAATAATGATTCAAGTCAAGAACAGATGCAGACTGAAAATAGTTCAATTATTCCTGCAAATATGAGAACTTTAATAGACAACACAATATCTAACAGCAGAGAAAATATCATTACCAATACCGTTAAAAATGTTAGTCCCGCAATTGTAGGTATAAATGTTACAAAGACAATGTATTTTAGAGATCCGTACAGTTTCTTTTTTGATAGAGTATATGAAAAACAAATGCCTGGCGTTGGATCCGGTGCAATTATTTCACCAGACGGCTACATTGTTACAAATGATCATGTTGCAGGCGATGTTAATAAAATCATTGTTACTATGACCGATGGCACCGATTATGACGCGGAATTAGTCGGTACTGACAAATCCTCTGACATTTCTTTATTAAAAATTAAAGCGAAAAATTTACCTTATTTGCAATTCGGAAATTCCAATGAAATTCTAATCGGCGAATGGGTTATTGCGTTGGGCAACCCTTTCGGACTTTTTGAAATTAACGATCAGCCAACTGTAACCGTAGGAGTAGTAAGCGCATTGAATATGAATTTAGGATTAATTGATGAAAGATATTATCTAAAAATGATCCAAACAGACGCTTCAATAAATTCTGGAAATAGCGGCGGACCTTTAGTTAACAGCATTGGTGAAATGATTGGAATGAACACTATTATTTGGCAGGAAAATAAAGGCGGTAGTTTAGGAGTTGGATTTGCAATTCCAATTAATACTATTAAAAATATAATTGCTGAATTAAAAGCAAATGGTTTTGTTAACAGGGATTTTTGGACCGGAATCAGTATTCATCCAATTGATGACGCAATCGCAAAATATTATAAACTTTCTAGCACATTCGGTGTAATTATTTCAAATGTAAGTCGACATTCGCCTGCCGAAGATGCCGGTTTGGCTGTTGGCGACGTTATTCTAGAAGTTAATGATGTTAAAATAAATGATGACAAAACCTTAATGTATATTTTGCATCAAGCCAGAACAAATGATATATTAAAACTAAAAATATTAAGAGACAATAAATCACAATTCGTTAATTTAAAACTAGAACCTAAAGTATGA
- a CDS encoding adenylosuccinate lyase, with product MIERYTRPEMGKIWEDEFKFSTWLKIEILACEARAEMGEIPNADVEIIKSKANFNVARILEIEEETKHDVIAFLTNVAEYVGPESRHIHYGMTSSDILDTTLSVQMKEAGNILLEDLFKLKEVLKRRANEHKRTVCVGRSHGIHAEPTTYGLKFALWYEEVKRNIKRLESAIEVISVGQISGAVGTFDHLSPKVEEYVCQKLELKPAPVSTQVIQRDRHAEYLSTLAIVGASLEKIAVEIRHLQRTEVLEAEEFFSKGQKGSSAMPHKRNPIVSERIAGLARILRGNAVAAFENVSLWHERDISHSSVERVIVPDSTIALDYMLGLTIKLIDNLLIYPENAIENLNKTRGLIFSQKVLLKLVEKGATREEAYKIVQNSSMKVWQEKTTNLESELILSTEIKKYLTTEEIKSIFNTNEMVKNVDYIFSRSVGIE from the coding sequence ATGATAGAAAGATATACAAGACCCGAAATGGGCAAAATATGGGAAGACGAATTTAAATTTTCAACGTGGCTGAAAATAGAAATTTTAGCTTGCGAAGCAAGAGCTGAAATGGGAGAAATTCCTAATGCTGATGTTGAAATTATTAAATCGAAAGCGAATTTTAATGTCGCCAGAATTTTAGAAATTGAAGAAGAAACAAAACATGATGTTATAGCATTTTTAACAAACGTTGCTGAATACGTTGGACCTGAATCTCGCCATATTCATTACGGAATGACATCGTCCGATATTCTGGATACAACTTTATCTGTTCAGATGAAAGAAGCTGGCAATATTCTTTTAGAAGATTTGTTCAAATTAAAAGAAGTTCTTAAGCGAAGAGCAAATGAACACAAGAGGACCGTTTGCGTTGGAAGAAGTCATGGTATTCATGCTGAACCTACAACTTATGGTTTGAAATTTGCACTTTGGTATGAAGAAGTAAAACGAAATATTAAAAGATTAGAATCCGCAATTGAAGTTATAAGTGTAGGACAAATATCCGGCGCGGTTGGAACATTTGATCATCTTTCACCAAAAGTTGAAGAATATGTTTGTCAAAAGCTTGAATTAAAACCGGCTCCTGTTTCCACTCAAGTAATCCAAAGAGACAGGCATGCGGAATATCTTTCTACTCTTGCAATAGTTGGAGCATCATTAGAAAAAATTGCGGTTGAAATAAGACATTTGCAAAGAACCGAAGTATTAGAAGCTGAAGAATTTTTCTCAAAAGGACAAAAAGGTTCATCGGCTATGCCGCATAAGCGAAATCCGATTGTTTCGGAAAGAATTGCGGGATTGGCAAGAATCCTAAGAGGAAACGCCGTTGCTGCTTTTGAAAATGTTTCTTTATGGCATGAGCGAGATATTTCACATTCATCAGTTGAACGTGTGATTGTACCTGACAGCACAATTGCACTTGATTATATGTTAGGACTTACAATTAAATTAATTGATAATTTACTGATCTACCCTGAAAACGCAATAGAGAATTTAAATAAAACAAGAGGTTTAATTTTTTCTCAAAAAGTACTTCTCAAACTAGTCGAAAAAGGCGCAACAAGAGAAGAAGCGTATAAAATTGTTCAAAATTCCTCAATGAAAGTATGGCAGGAAAAAACTACAAATTTAGAAAGCGAATTAATTTTATCAACCGAAATAAAGAAATATTTAACAACAGAAGAAATAAAAAGTATTTTCAACACAAATGAAATGGTAAAAAATGTTGATTATATTTTCAGCCGTTCTGTTGGTATAGAATAG
- a CDS encoding peroxiredoxin, whose amino-acid sequence MKILINAFLLVIIISCGSGKENLTVGNKAPDFTLQDSRGNNYKLSDYIGKSPVIVYFYPKANTPGCTREACGIRDNFSKFQETGIQVFGVSTDSKSAIKEFISDYNLNFTLLSDENKEVSKIYGVLNDSGKASRVTFIIDKNGNLFQILNDVNVETHADQVFEIAKKLL is encoded by the coding sequence ATGAAAATATTGATAAACGCATTTTTGCTGGTTATTATAATTTCATGCGGCAGCGGTAAAGAAAATTTAACTGTTGGAAACAAAGCACCCGATTTTACTTTACAGGATTCAAGGGGAAATAATTATAAACTTTCTGATTATATAGGTAAATCTCCGGTTATAGTTTATTTTTATCCAAAAGCAAATACACCCGGATGCACTAGAGAAGCTTGCGGAATTAGAGATAATTTTTCAAAATTTCAAGAAACTGGAATTCAAGTTTTTGGAGTTTCAACTGATTCTAAAAGTGCGATTAAAGAATTTATTTCGGATTATAATCTAAATTTCACTCTTTTATCAGATGAAAATAAAGAAGTTTCCAAAATTTATGGCGTACTAAATGATTCTGGAAAAGCAAGTCGTGTTACTTTTATTATTGATAAAAATGGCAATTTGTTTCAAATTTTAAATGATGTTAATGTGGAAACACACGCAGATCAAGTATTTGAAATAGCAAAAAAACTGCTATAA
- the groES gene encoding co-chaperone GroES, with protein MKEFKIKPLEDRVIVKPNEATEKTKGGIILPDIAKEKPIEGTIVAAGPGRIKDDGNKISMNVKVGDKILYGKYSGTEITVDDEQYLIMRESDIFGILS; from the coding sequence ATGAAAGAATTCAAAATTAAACCCTTAGAAGACAGGGTAATTGTAAAACCAAATGAAGCTACAGAAAAAACAAAAGGCGGAATAATCCTACCTGATATAGCAAAGGAAAAACCAATTGAAGGTACTATTGTTGCAGCAGGTCCGGGTAGAATTAAAGATGATGGAAATAAAATTTCCATGAATGTAAAAGTCGGCGATAAAATTTTGTACGGAAAATATTCCGGCACAGAAATTACCGTTGATGATGAACAATATTTAATAATGCGCGAAAGCGATATTTTTGGAATTTTATCATAA